One Endozoicomonas gorgoniicola DNA window includes the following coding sequences:
- the tssC gene encoding type VI secretion system contractile sheath large subunit encodes MSEQQGETAAAESSEAQEAPATFLDRAIAATSQTSPDTTKELLATLTQQALSGTVTWSKSLQKTIQEAVNLMDERMSMQLSEIMHKPEFQKLEGSWRGISKLVQNSELGTQLKIRVLDITREELIEQFEDAPSIDRSRLFNLVYQSEFGTAGGEPYGVLLGDYAFDHNDENVALLRYLGTVAAASHAPFIGSASPSLFGFSSFEAFSEGRPVASGFESPVYASWNGFRDSDDSRYVALTMPKTLARTPYGTGGRSVKTFNYEEFPKSADGQRRPSSIDDFTWSNAVYDMGLLINNAFTAFGWCTSIRGLENGGKVEGLPNYTYTSEAGDLVQQCPTQVNLTDEREKEISDLGLLPLVHYKNGNYGVFIGAQTLQRAKVYLDKDSTANAAISARLPYIMASSRIAHYLKVMGRDQIGSAMQPADVEKYLSTWIGEYTNPNAAGNEARAETPLRESSIKVEEQAGRPGCYSAIAYLRPWLQMEELTTSLRMVANIPGGGGGG; translated from the coding sequence ATGAGTGAGCAACAGGGCGAAACTGCCGCCGCAGAGAGTTCTGAGGCTCAGGAAGCTCCTGCTACTTTCCTTGACCGGGCTATTGCTGCAACCAGTCAGACGTCACCGGATACCACCAAAGAACTCCTTGCTACGCTGACTCAGCAAGCGTTATCCGGTACGGTGACATGGAGCAAGAGCCTGCAAAAAACCATTCAAGAAGCCGTCAACTTAATGGATGAGCGAATGTCAATGCAGTTGTCGGAAATTATGCATAAGCCAGAGTTTCAGAAGCTGGAAGGTTCGTGGCGCGGAATCAGCAAGCTGGTACAGAACAGTGAGTTAGGTACTCAGTTGAAAATTCGCGTGCTGGACATTACTCGTGAGGAGTTGATAGAGCAGTTTGAAGATGCACCTTCCATTGACCGCAGTCGTCTTTTTAACCTGGTTTACCAGAGTGAATTTGGTACAGCGGGAGGTGAGCCTTATGGTGTACTGCTGGGTGACTACGCGTTTGATCATAATGACGAAAATGTTGCCTTGCTGCGTTATCTTGGGACTGTAGCAGCTGCTTCCCATGCGCCATTTATCGGTTCGGCAAGCCCTTCCCTTTTTGGGTTCAGCAGCTTCGAAGCGTTTAGTGAAGGCAGACCGGTGGCTTCGGGTTTTGAATCGCCCGTTTACGCCAGCTGGAACGGCTTCAGAGACAGTGATGATTCCCGTTATGTGGCTCTGACCATGCCCAAAACACTGGCACGAACTCCTTATGGCACAGGGGGACGTTCGGTAAAAACTTTTAACTATGAAGAGTTTCCGAAGTCGGCGGATGGACAGCGACGACCATCGTCTATTGACGACTTTACCTGGAGCAATGCCGTCTATGATATGGGATTACTGATTAATAATGCGTTTACTGCCTTTGGTTGGTGTACCAGCATTCGGGGGCTGGAAAATGGAGGGAAGGTTGAGGGTTTGCCAAATTACACTTACACGTCAGAAGCGGGGGATCTGGTGCAACAGTGTCCAACGCAGGTCAATCTGACCGATGAGCGTGAGAAAGAAATCTCAGATCTGGGGCTCCTGCCATTAGTTCATTATAAAAATGGTAACTACGGTGTCTTTATTGGGGCGCAAACTCTGCAAAGAGCCAAAGTATATCTTGACAAAGACTCCACGGCCAATGCTGCCATTTCTGCCCGCCTGCCCTACATTATGGCCAGTTCCCGCATCGCCCACTACCTGAAAGTCATGGGGCGGGATCAGATTGGCTCTGCTATGCAGCCTGCAGATGTAGAAAAATACCTGTCGACATGGATTGGCGAATACACCAATCCTAATGCGGCGGGTAATGAGGCACGAGCCGAAACACCACTGCGGGAATCAAGCATTAAAGTTGAAGAGCAGGCCGGGCGGCCGGGCTGTTATTCAGCGATTGCCTACCTGCGCCCCTGGCTGCAGATGGAAGAGCTGACTACATCGCTGCGCATGGTTGCGAATATTCCGGGAGGTGGTGGCGGTGGGTGA
- the tssB gene encoding type VI secretion system contractile sheath small subunit has product MPLSTQHKRVSKNRVSITYDVETNGAYEKRELPFVVGVIGEFSGDKPESQKEEVDFRSFTDVNRENFDTVMTNIGPQLDMRVNNKLADDDSEFNVKLLFSSMRDFEPENLVQQVEPLAKLMEVRNQLRELLAHADRSRDLEKLLKEVLQSTEALNSLCEELGVSPDGEEAES; this is encoded by the coding sequence ATGCCCCTCAGTACTCAACACAAACGAGTCAGTAAAAACCGGGTCAGCATTACCTACGATGTCGAAACGAACGGAGCCTATGAAAAACGTGAGTTACCTTTTGTTGTTGGAGTGATTGGTGAATTTTCAGGTGACAAACCTGAGAGTCAGAAAGAGGAAGTCGATTTTCGAAGCTTTACTGATGTCAACAGGGAGAATTTCGACACCGTGATGACAAATATTGGTCCACAACTGGATATGAGAGTCAATAACAAGCTGGCCGATGATGACAGTGAATTTAACGTCAAGCTGCTTTTTAGTTCAATGCGAGACTTTGAACCTGAAAATCTGGTTCAGCAAGTCGAACCGTTAGCGAAGCTGATGGAGGTGCGCAATCAGTTGCGGGAACTGCTGGCTCATGCCGACCGCTCCCGTGACCTTGAAAAGTTACTGAAAGAAGTACTGCAAAGTACTGAAGCACTGAACAGCCTTTGTGAAGAACTTGGTGTCAGCCCTGACGGTGAGGAGGCAGAATCATGA
- a CDS encoding type VI secretion system protein TssA, with protein MSEELAGVLCSPVSEDHPAGEYLKSNRQLYRPLRNVYNVAQTSLHKLSLNPDPSELEELLIVNQENWSELETMLLDILQTNSRDLECLVWLAMAQLFSDQPYIRLARVLNFLEQVVQTFWPAVQPLLPDEKIHSSDEQGIARERAELQSRPLKLLFGESEDSCQIAVPLRMLPLIGDIDYVRYQRDEAELVKQLQESPSDILNSEDEIVKRINSMQDVIDALDALDKTLQSCFGELNMAAPGSRFFRKQMDANLNAMQNLTNGIIEPWPLDARKALESEQEISEKEATLTVGLSDSDAESGVNGNGSGIDSTLAPGFGRNQAFHQLRSLADFFQKTEPQSPVSYLLEKTIRWGYTPLPDLMHELLQGNEALLGRVTDLTGMNMTAKKSIPGKPEMSLDSILATQEEEMTTGPEIISAPELISTPEPIEPVPTKPSAETEPETTTMPDMTIANLPDSDSDSDSDSGSGSGSGSDVDDDKAQASESADEESSQSEPGSENVVISNLDELF; from the coding sequence ATGTCTGAGGAACTTGCCGGTGTATTATGCTCGCCGGTATCAGAAGACCACCCTGCCGGTGAATACCTGAAATCCAACCGGCAACTCTATCGTCCACTGCGCAACGTTTACAACGTTGCCCAGACCAGCTTGCATAAGCTGTCACTGAATCCTGACCCTTCTGAGCTGGAAGAATTACTGATTGTCAATCAGGAAAACTGGTCAGAACTGGAAACTATGCTGCTGGATATTCTCCAGACCAACTCCCGGGATCTTGAATGCCTTGTCTGGCTGGCTATGGCACAGCTCTTTTCTGATCAGCCATACATTCGTCTGGCTCGTGTACTGAATTTTTTAGAGCAGGTTGTCCAGACCTTCTGGCCTGCTGTTCAGCCCCTGCTGCCGGATGAAAAAATCCACTCCAGTGACGAGCAGGGGATAGCCAGGGAGCGCGCTGAACTACAGTCGCGGCCGCTGAAACTGTTGTTTGGTGAATCAGAAGACAGCTGTCAGATAGCCGTCCCCCTGCGTATGCTGCCGCTGATTGGAGACATTGATTATGTCCGTTATCAACGGGACGAGGCTGAACTTGTCAAACAGCTTCAGGAGTCGCCTTCAGACATTCTCAATAGTGAAGATGAAATCGTTAAGCGCATCAATAGCATGCAGGATGTGATTGATGCGCTGGACGCACTGGATAAAACGCTGCAGTCCTGTTTTGGCGAACTGAATATGGCTGCACCGGGTAGTCGTTTTTTCAGAAAGCAAATGGATGCCAACCTGAACGCCATGCAAAACCTGACAAACGGAATTATTGAGCCATGGCCACTGGATGCCCGAAAAGCGCTTGAATCGGAGCAAGAAATTTCTGAGAAAGAAGCTACCTTAACAGTAGGTTTGTCGGATTCTGATGCTGAATCCGGAGTAAATGGCAATGGTAGCGGAATCGACAGCACTCTGGCACCGGGCTTTGGGCGGAATCAGGCATTTCATCAGTTGCGCAGTCTGGCGGATTTTTTCCAGAAGACAGAACCTCAAAGTCCGGTGTCGTATTTACTGGAGAAAACTATTCGCTGGGGTTACACCCCTCTACCGGATTTAATGCATGAATTACTTCAGGGGAATGAGGCACTTCTGGGGAGAGTTACTGATCTGACAGGTATGAACATGACTGCCAAAAAGTCTATTCCGGGTAAACCGGAAATGTCTCTGGATTCCATACTGGCCACGCAGGAAGAGGAAATGACCACTGGTCCTGAAATAATCAGTGCTCCTGAACTGATCAGTACACCTGAACCCATTGAGCCTGTGCCAACTAAGCCATCAGCAGAGACTGAGCCAGAGACAACAACAATGCCCGATATGACTATTGCAAACTTGCCTGACTCTGACTCTGACTCTGACTCTGACTCTGGCTCTGGCTCTGGCTCTGGCTCTGACGTTGATGATGATAAGGCTCAGGCATCAGAATCTGCTGACGAAGAATCGTCACAATCAGAACCAGGCTCTGAAAATGTGGTGATTAGTAATCTGGATGAGCTTTTCTGA
- a CDS encoding DMT family transporter → MKKNIRRWMPEGLRYMLVSSLAFTLMSSCVKLVNTYNIPVLQIVAARAFISLLLSYADIKRKGISPWGNNRVLLTLRGVSGVLALMCIYYALTILPLAEANILQNLTPIFTAVLAILVLGEKIHRSTVLCIFLSFLGLIITVKPGLLVGSANDLPAIGVIAALAGAAGSAIAYVIVKKLSVSEDSSVIIFYFPMVALPVSLALLGKDIVLPDMEALVLLIMVGLLTQVLQIYLTRAMQVEAANKVTAYSYIQIIFSMILGGLFFNEIPSVWTWLGGSLIVAGALINVIGHSHSVKEQSEKSTRDSQKSGHRVSLESRSV, encoded by the coding sequence ATGAAAAAAAACATAAGGCGCTGGATGCCTGAAGGGCTGAGGTACATGCTGGTGTCATCACTGGCATTTACCCTGATGTCGAGCTGTGTAAAGCTGGTTAACACCTACAATATTCCGGTTCTCCAGATTGTTGCTGCGCGGGCTTTTATCTCACTGTTGCTGAGTTATGCGGATATAAAGAGAAAAGGCATTTCACCATGGGGCAATAACAGGGTGCTTCTCACCCTGAGGGGAGTCTCCGGCGTTCTTGCCCTTATGTGTATTTATTACGCATTGACCATTCTGCCGCTGGCTGAAGCCAATATTCTTCAGAACCTGACGCCTATTTTCACCGCAGTGTTAGCCATTCTGGTGCTTGGAGAGAAGATTCATCGCTCAACGGTTCTCTGTATTTTCCTGTCGTTCCTGGGACTGATCATCACGGTAAAACCGGGGCTTCTGGTGGGCAGCGCCAATGACCTGCCAGCGATTGGCGTCATTGCGGCACTGGCAGGGGCAGCAGGCAGCGCCATTGCCTATGTTATTGTGAAAAAACTGAGTGTCAGCGAAGACAGTTCTGTCATTATCTTTTATTTTCCCATGGTCGCCTTACCGGTCTCTCTGGCACTGCTTGGGAAAGATATTGTACTGCCAGACATGGAAGCCTTGGTGCTCCTGATTATGGTCGGGTTGCTGACCCAGGTGTTACAGATTTACCTGACCCGAGCCATGCAGGTAGAAGCTGCCAACAAAGTAACTGCCTACTCTTATATTCAGATTATTTTTTCCATGATACTGGGCGGATTATTTTTTAATGAAATACCATCCGTATGGACATGGCTGGGCGGAAGCCTGATTGTGGCAGGCGCCCTGATTAATGTGATTGGACATTCTCATTCTGTAAAAGAGCAATCTGAAAAAAGCACCCGGGACTCTCAGAAGTCAGGTCATCGTGTCTCTCTTGAGTCTCGTTCTGTCTGA
- the tssF gene encoding type VI secretion system baseplate subunit TssF, whose translation MPNTLMSWYERELSFLYTEARAFAEEHPQLASHLGVGYNSLSDPHVARLLESFALINARLSRQLAEGSTQLSNSLLNIVFPMCLQSLPSTSMIRIAPSRDQSQVAALPSGTRFRAYVNEDQFCRFQTTRELQLCPFDIMESQFELRPFTFSGIDYPESSTALLKLELGMLDDSRSFSDLAPFSEINIHLQGLARHQARMYDYLFRHRCQMVLVNDKEQQVVLSMGQFAAVGFTGRDSMMTHDNSTFLDYQMMLELFAWPELFFGFRLLDIGDALRQFSCQRVTLLVFLEDIVEEQVPALGSIHYSLGCAPVINLFEQIAEPVVVDHRQLSYQLVPDIHSANTLEVQSVQKVLDITGEQPELLPPIYGLKHNDTDHGRFWLYHPPETETDICGQLSVVFPNLQTNKNQTMVLSPHLICNNGMQVLELPDNPRLECLDSIALPADAKMLMRPTARIRRKHNIKNRLNLLVHLKGAFTSVLLGNDSASDLRTLMYVYCLRNNSVSTAWLDSLVHMQPRPLVAPLRIGGHQCFTQGIELIIELDPARLKQVSIMMFVNLIDFLVAGYAGYHSFIEVVIRLKGDSGDYMRCTRRHGYQINR comes from the coding sequence TTGCCTAACACCCTGATGTCATGGTATGAACGGGAGTTGAGCTTTCTGTACACTGAAGCGAGAGCATTTGCAGAGGAACACCCTCAGCTGGCCAGCCACCTGGGGGTTGGCTACAATTCGTTGTCTGATCCTCATGTCGCGCGGTTGCTGGAATCTTTCGCCCTGATTAATGCACGGTTGTCACGGCAGCTTGCGGAGGGATCAACCCAGCTTTCCAACAGCCTGCTGAATATTGTTTTTCCCATGTGCCTGCAGTCTCTGCCTTCGACCAGCATGATTCGGATTGCACCTTCCCGCGATCAGTCACAGGTGGCAGCGTTGCCTTCAGGTACCCGTTTCAGGGCTTATGTCAATGAAGATCAGTTCTGCCGGTTTCAGACCACACGGGAATTACAACTGTGTCCGTTTGATATAATGGAAAGCCAGTTTGAATTAAGGCCGTTTACTTTTTCAGGCATTGATTATCCTGAGTCTTCGACAGCCTTATTGAAACTGGAGCTGGGTATGCTGGATGACTCACGCAGTTTTTCTGATCTGGCCCCCTTCTCGGAAATCAATATTCACTTGCAGGGGCTGGCCCGGCATCAGGCTCGGATGTATGACTATCTTTTCCGGCATCGCTGCCAGATGGTGCTGGTCAATGACAAGGAACAGCAGGTTGTCCTGTCTATGGGGCAATTCGCAGCGGTAGGGTTTACCGGGCGGGACTCCATGATGACTCATGACAACAGTACCTTTCTTGACTATCAGATGATGCTGGAGCTGTTTGCCTGGCCAGAGTTATTTTTCGGTTTTCGCCTGCTGGATATCGGCGATGCCTTGCGGCAGTTTTCCTGCCAACGGGTTACTCTGCTGGTGTTTCTGGAAGATATAGTTGAAGAACAGGTGCCAGCCCTTGGCAGCATTCACTACAGCCTGGGCTGTGCGCCTGTCATTAACCTGTTTGAGCAGATTGCAGAACCTGTGGTCGTTGATCACCGGCAGCTGAGTTACCAGCTGGTTCCCGATATTCATTCTGCCAACACTCTGGAAGTGCAGTCGGTTCAGAAGGTGTTGGATATTACCGGTGAGCAACCAGAGCTACTGCCGCCAATCTATGGCCTGAAGCACAACGATACAGATCACGGCCGGTTCTGGCTTTACCATCCGCCTGAAACCGAGACCGATATATGTGGACAGCTGTCGGTGGTTTTTCCTAATCTTCAGACGAATAAAAACCAGACGATGGTGTTGTCACCGCACCTGATCTGTAACAACGGGATGCAGGTTCTGGAGTTACCTGATAATCCCCGGCTGGAGTGCCTCGACAGTATTGCACTGCCAGCGGACGCTAAAATGCTGATGCGACCAACGGCAAGAATACGACGTAAGCATAATATTAAGAATCGTCTGAACCTGCTCGTACATCTGAAAGGTGCATTTACCTCGGTATTGCTGGGAAATGACTCTGCCAGTGATCTTCGCACACTGATGTACGTGTATTGCCTGCGCAATAACTCGGTCAGCACTGCCTGGCTTGATTCTCTGGTACATATGCAGCCTCGCCCCCTGGTGGCTCCATTGCGTATTGGTGGACATCAGTGTTTTACCCAGGGCATTGAGTTAATCATTGAGCTGGACCCCGCAAGGCTCAAACAGGTCAGCATCATGATGTTCGTCAATCTGATTGACTTTCTGGTGGCAGGTTACGCTGGGTATCACAGTTTTATCGAAGTGGTCATTCGTCTCAAAGGCGATTCCGGAGACTATATGCGATGTACACGCCGACATGGTTATCAGATCAATCGTTGA
- a CDS encoding type VI secretion system tube protein Hcp, which produces MANMFMKLGNLKIKKGKGATALITGGDKNKKSDYFGIRSMNWRVTRDVDMEVGDANNQDNGIASMSQITVTKEMDGASEVILSRILVPGKYGDTVDIVITKPDRKGGGAEVYLHIQLKHARVCEADINIAEGARPFECYALAYSRILIKHWNEDEGGALQPGGDVTFDLPTAKAMSHAIQQSG; this is translated from the coding sequence ATGGCTAATATGTTTATGAAGCTAGGGAATCTCAAAATTAAAAAAGGAAAAGGGGCCACCGCTCTAATAACTGGTGGCGACAAGAACAAAAAGTCTGACTATTTTGGAATTCGCTCTATGAACTGGCGTGTTACTCGCGATGTCGACATGGAAGTCGGTGATGCTAACAACCAGGACAATGGGATAGCATCGATGAGTCAAATTACGGTTACCAAGGAGATGGATGGTGCTTCTGAAGTCATCCTGTCACGGATATTAGTGCCGGGTAAATATGGCGATACCGTCGATATTGTCATTACCAAACCGGACCGGAAGGGTGGGGGGGCTGAAGTTTATCTTCACATCCAGTTAAAACACGCCCGTGTCTGCGAAGCCGACATTAACATTGCTGAGGGGGCAAGACCTTTCGAGTGTTATGCACTGGCTTACAGCAGAATTTTGATTAAACACTGGAATGAGGACGAAGGCGGCGCTCTGCAACCGGGTGGCGACGTTACTTTTGATCTGCCAACCGCTAAAGCTATGTCTCATGCCATCCAGCAGAGTGGCTAA
- a CDS encoding VOC family protein — protein sequence MNRDVGLTHIALTSKNIDASVQFYGEYANMRVVHERGIEPESTHVVWLSDQTRPFVIVLIESNHPAPALGPFAHLGVGCESRETLDKLCDRARKANILVREPVDSGYPAGYWAFIKDPDGHNLELSYGQEVGLAVTNA from the coding sequence ATGAACAGAGATGTCGGGCTGACCCATATCGCACTGACGTCTAAGAACATTGACGCCAGTGTCCAGTTCTATGGTGAATACGCCAATATGAGAGTGGTTCATGAACGTGGCATTGAACCAGAATCTACCCACGTGGTCTGGTTGTCAGATCAAACCAGACCCTTTGTTATTGTGTTAATCGAATCAAACCATCCTGCACCGGCTTTGGGGCCTTTCGCGCACCTTGGCGTCGGTTGTGAGTCGCGGGAGACGCTGGATAAACTGTGCGACCGCGCTCGTAAAGCCAATATTCTGGTACGAGAGCCAGTAGACTCGGGTTACCCTGCTGGCTATTGGGCTTTTATCAAAGATCCGGACGGACATAACCTTGAACTGTCGTATGGTCAGGAGGTTGGGCTGGCGGTGACTAACGCTTAA
- a CDS encoding type VI secretion system tube protein Hcp: MANMFMKLGDLKIKKGKGATALLTGGDKGGKDNYFTIRSLNFRVGREILMEIGNGLNLSTGKMHLSPVTFTKEMDGASEIILSRMLVPGEKGDTVDIIITKPDEEGKGAQVYLHVQLKKARVIECDLNIAEGAKPFECYAFAYSRILVKYWSEDEGGDLSPGGDVIYNLSTAEAESHAITGGGSSSPDAV, translated from the coding sequence ATGGCTAATATGTTTATGAAGCTAGGGGATCTCAAAATTAAAAAAGGAAAGGGGGCCACCGCTCTATTAACCGGGGGCGACAAGGGCGGCAAAGACAACTATTTTACTATTCGCTCTTTGAACTTTCGTGTTGGTCGCGAAATCCTCATGGAAATCGGTAATGGTCTGAACCTGTCCACAGGGAAAATGCACTTGAGTCCAGTTACGTTTACCAAGGAGATGGATGGTGCTTCTGAAATCATCCTGTCACGGATGTTAGTGCCGGGTGAGAAGGGCGATACCGTCGATATTATCATTACCAAACCGGATGAGGAGGGTAAGGGGGCTCAAGTTTATCTTCACGTGCAGTTAAAAAAAGCCCGTGTCATCGAATGCGACCTTAACATTGCTGAGGGGGCAAAACCTTTCGAGTGTTATGCATTTGCTTACAGCAGAATTTTGGTTAAATACTGGAGTGAAGACGAAGGCGGCGATCTGTCACCGGGTGGCGACGTTATTTATAACCTGTCAACCGCTGAGGCTGAGTCTCATGCCATCACCGGTGGTGGCAGTAGCTCTCCCGACGCAGTATGA
- a CDS encoding type VI secretion system contractile sheath large subunit translates to MRLFSPEQERKFQAEALIQKLVAGIDEMVTLQLNVIIQHPAYKRLEALWRGLWYMLETVPAYQLGKVLHVRILDLSWEELANDLDVGVSIRSSVLHRLIYEQELNTLGGQPFGLLLVDHPVSSEMDEISGSDDFHLLQLLGELGHQALCPVILPVARNFLGTDDINVWSDQLRVKRILGSNDFLGWRHLRTQSVSQFLGLTLPEHLLRTPWQACYQNIHFNEYSVSDKGGDHLWGSSAFAFAGNVMKEFNRIRWFGFLRESESGGAMVDPPVGSPPAARIRLTDSLEEFYSDQGFIPLATCYLTQELAFFNNRSVFIPPADNDDWRILSMIQTTLIGCRFGHYLKVLIRERIGSYRSAEACEQDLNDWLQGYVSNVEYADAQILARYPLRRASAKISGDANLGIYHCQVELQPQYQFDAINTHIVLKADTSELAAHFAPSHFAKTATRIQGGRS, encoded by the coding sequence ATGAGGCTGTTTTCACCAGAACAAGAACGAAAGTTTCAGGCTGAAGCACTGATTCAGAAGCTGGTAGCTGGTATTGATGAAATGGTTACGTTACAGCTTAATGTCATCATCCAGCATCCTGCCTACAAACGGTTGGAAGCTCTGTGGCGTGGTCTCTGGTATATGCTGGAGACTGTACCTGCTTATCAGTTGGGAAAGGTTTTACATGTCAGGATTCTGGATCTCAGCTGGGAAGAACTCGCAAATGATCTTGACGTGGGTGTCAGTATCCGCTCGTCTGTCCTGCACCGCCTGATTTATGAGCAGGAGCTGAATACCCTGGGTGGGCAGCCATTTGGTTTGCTGTTGGTGGATCATCCGGTTTCATCCGAAATGGATGAAATCAGCGGTTCAGATGACTTTCATCTGCTGCAGCTACTGGGTGAGCTGGGTCATCAAGCCCTGTGTCCGGTGATCCTGCCCGTTGCCCGGAATTTTCTGGGAACGGATGATATTAACGTCTGGTCTGATCAGCTTCGGGTCAAACGTATTCTTGGCAGCAATGACTTTTTAGGCTGGCGGCACTTGCGTACACAGAGTGTCAGCCAGTTTCTGGGACTGACCCTGCCTGAACATCTGCTTCGGACTCCCTGGCAGGCCTGCTATCAAAACATCCACTTTAATGAATACTCAGTCAGCGACAAGGGAGGTGATCACCTGTGGGGCAGTAGCGCCTTTGCATTTGCCGGAAATGTGATGAAGGAATTTAATCGCATTCGCTGGTTTGGTTTTCTCAGGGAGTCGGAATCCGGCGGAGCTATGGTTGACCCTCCTGTTGGTTCACCGCCGGCTGCCCGGATACGCCTTACAGACAGCCTTGAGGAGTTTTACAGTGACCAGGGCTTTATTCCCCTGGCAACCTGTTACCTCACTCAGGAACTGGCTTTTTTTAACAACCGTTCTGTCTTTATACCTCCAGCGGACAACGATGACTGGAGAATTCTCAGCATGATTCAGACGACGCTGATTGGGTGTCGCTTTGGACACTATCTGAAAGTACTGATCAGGGAACGTATTGGCAGTTACCGGAGCGCAGAAGCCTGTGAGCAGGACTTAAATGACTGGCTGCAGGGGTATGTGTCCAATGTCGAGTATGCTGACGCGCAAATACTGGCCCGTTACCCCCTGAGGCGTGCATCAGCAAAGATTTCAGGTGATGCCAACCTGGGCATTTATCATTGTCAGGTTGAGCTGCAGCCACAGTATCAGTTTGATGCAATCAATACACATATCGTCCTGAAAGCTGACACCAGTGAACTGGCCGCTCATTTTGCTCCCTCTCATTTCGCTAAAACCGCTACCAGGATACAGGGTGGAAGATCATGA
- a CDS encoding AAA family ATPase — translation METLPYLREISLKSEKIEHWNHYPFTIPAIRSIDHLPFSPEVTFFIGENGSGKSTLLEAIAVAMGFNPEGGTKNFNFGTRESHSALHQFLRLVKSIRKPADGFFLRAESFFNVATNIEQLDNEGGGPPIIDAYGGISLHEQSHGESFLSLVLNRFRGNGLYILDEPEAALSPARQLTVLSRMNQLVQKKSQFIIATHSPLLMAYPGALIYHFTGSGIESVNYEETEHYQITRSFLANPDRMLRELFEDD, via the coding sequence ATGGAAACATTACCCTACCTGAGGGAAATTTCTCTAAAAAGCGAGAAAATTGAACATTGGAACCATTACCCTTTCACCATTCCGGCAATCCGGAGTATTGATCACCTGCCGTTTTCACCGGAAGTGACTTTTTTTATTGGTGAAAACGGCAGTGGAAAGTCGACTCTGCTGGAAGCTATTGCCGTCGCCATGGGTTTTAACCCCGAGGGTGGCACAAAAAACTTTAACTTTGGCACCCGTGAGTCCCACTCTGCCCTGCACCAGTTTTTAAGGCTGGTTAAATCGATCCGAAAGCCCGCAGACGGTTTTTTTCTCAGGGCCGAAAGCTTTTTTAATGTCGCGACTAACATTGAGCAGTTAGACAATGAAGGCGGAGGTCCGCCGATTATAGATGCCTATGGCGGTATCTCACTCCACGAGCAGTCCCATGGAGAATCATTTCTATCGCTGGTACTCAACCGGTTCCGGGGTAACGGCCTGTATATTCTTGATGAGCCGGAAGCGGCTCTTTCACCAGCCAGACAGCTAACGGTTCTGTCCCGGATGAATCAACTGGTACAGAAAAAGTCACAGTTTATTATTGCCACCCATTCCCCCCTGTTAATGGCTTACCCCGGAGCGTTGATTTATCATTTCACTGGTTCAGGCATTGAGTCGGTTAACTATGAGGAAACCGAACATTACCAGATAACCCGGTCGTTTCTTGCTAACCCTGACAGAATGTTGCGGGAACTGTTTGAAGACGATTAA
- the tssE gene encoding type VI secretion system baseplate subunit TssE: MNVDLLAAFRKETPSGDDLEDLKHSVRHNIRYLLETRQSREAGNSEILSFNSLYCYGLSTRNLGHGDFQSNRLCREIEKMLSYYEPRLQDVLVEVDKVRERGNRLSIRIEGVLQDEKQQMVPVVFNSVLNLTSSHLSIEESRFA, from the coding sequence ATGAATGTAGATCTGCTGGCTGCTTTTCGTAAGGAAACACCGTCTGGTGATGATCTGGAAGACCTGAAGCATTCGGTGCGACACAATATCCGATATCTGCTTGAAACAAGACAAAGCAGGGAAGCTGGAAACTCTGAAATATTGTCATTTAATTCACTTTACTGTTATGGGCTGTCTACCAGAAATCTTGGGCATGGTGACTTTCAGAGCAATCGTTTATGCCGGGAAATCGAGAAAATGCTCTCTTATTACGAGCCCCGGCTGCAGGACGTTCTGGTCGAAGTAGACAAAGTCAGGGAACGGGGAAATCGCCTGTCCATTCGAATTGAGGGTGTACTGCAGGATGAGAAACAACAAATGGTTCCCGTCGTATTTAATTCGGTCCTTAATCTCACCAGCAGCCATCTGAGTATAGAGGAGAGTCGTTTTGCCTAA